Within the uncultured Bacteroides sp. genome, the region TCATCGGTAGAAACCTGATGGAAACGTACTCCTTCGCGCCATGTAGGATAACCTTGGTCATCCTTACCAGTCACCCAACAACGGCGGGCCGCATCAAGTAGATTTTGTGTTCCAAGGATATTAGTCATTAGGAACAACTGTGGATTTTCAATACTTCTGTCCACATGACTCTCTGCGGCAAAGTTCACCACATAGTCGAACTGATATTGTGCAAACAGCTTGTCGGCCAACTCGCGGTTACAAATATCTCCTTTCACAAACTCGCAACGAGTGTGATCTATATCTTCTGCAATAGTGCCCAGATTCCCTGCATAGGTCAATAAATCCAGTACCACTACCTTAATATCGTTATGCTTTGCAAGAATATATTTCAAGTAGTTAGCGCCGATAAACCCGGCAGCTCCTGTCACTAAATAAGTTTTCATATCTAATTATTTTATTTTTGCTAATTCAAGCAAGTATTTACCATACTCTGTTTTTGCTAATTGCCGTCCCAATTTATTCAATTGTTCAGTAGAAATCCAGCCATTGCGCCAGGCTATCTCTTCAATGCAACTTACATAAAAACCCTGACGGTTCTGAATGGTTGCCACAAAGTTGGATGCTTCCAGTAAGCTATCACAGTTACCAGTATCTAGCCATGCAAATCCACGTCCAAAAAGTTCCACCTTTAGAGAGCCTTCTTCCAGATACATTTTATTCAGGTCGGTAATTTCATATTCACCGCGTGCAGAAGGTTGCAATGCGGCTGCTTTCTCTGTAACTGTTGCATCATAAAAATAAAGACCGGGCACTGCATAATTACTTTTCGGATGTTCCGGTTTCTCTTCCAGTGAGATAACATCTCCATTTTCATCGAATTCCACCACCCCGTAAGCACGAGGATCTTTCACATAATAGCCAAAAACACAGGCCCCATTTTGAATGCTTGCCGCACGTTTCAGCATGGACGAAAAACCTTGTCCGTAGAACATATTATCACCAAGAATTAAACATCCGGGTTCGCCGTCCAGGAATTCTGCACCTAAGACAAAAGCTTGTGCAAGTCCATTTGGCTTCTCCTGTATCTTATATTGAAAGTTCATACCAAGATCCTCACCTGTACCCAATAAATCTTTAAACATAGGAAGATCACGGGGAGTAGAAATAACAAGAACTTCTCTTATTCCGGCTAACATCAACGTAGACAGTGGGTAATAAATCATTGGTTTATCATACACCGGCATAATTTGTTTTGAGATAGCTTTGGAGAGCGGATATAAACGAGTGGCGCTTCCGCCGGCAAGAATTATTCCTTTCATAGACTGCGTTATTTTTTATTAAACGCAAATTAAGGAAAGATATTTGATATTGCAAAATAATTCAAAGAAAGATAAAGCAGTTTTTACTAATTTCTTACGTTTTAAAATGTAAAAAAGATATATTTGCACACTAATAAAATTTTAAGTCATGAAATATTTATTACGAACAGTACTAGTCTTAGCTATCTTCCTGGGAATGGGATGTGATTGCGAAGGTTATTTGGATAATCCAGAATACATTAGTTGCAAACTAACAGACGTACAACTTCATAATATGAATAATGAAGGTAAACAACCTGTTGAAGCCGCCTCGGCCGGAGTAAAAAAAGA harbors:
- the rfbA gene encoding glucose-1-phosphate thymidylyltransferase RfbA, translating into MKGIILAGGSATRLYPLSKAISKQIMPVYDKPMIYYPLSTLMLAGIREVLVISTPRDLPMFKDLLGTGEDLGMNFQYKIQEKPNGLAQAFVLGAEFLDGEPGCLILGDNMFYGQGFSSMLKRAASIQNGACVFGYYVKDPRAYGVVEFDENGDVISLEEKPEHPKSNYAVPGLYFYDATVTEKAAALQPSARGEYEITDLNKMYLEEGSLKVELFGRGFAWLDTGNCDSLLEASNFVATIQNRQGFYVSCIEEIAWRNGWISTEQLNKLGRQLAKTEYGKYLLELAKIK